A stretch of Ascochyta rabiei chromosome 6, complete sequence DNA encodes these proteins:
- a CDS encoding Protein N-terminal methyltransferase codes for MAQGMDADPPLTSLDPERPDASINVSASLAYWEGVTSDNNGMLGGFPQTSRIDLQGSSNFLTKLRRVRAGQATATRQALPLLDRVADCGAGIGRITKGLLLGVGRRVDIVEPVKKFTDELVKELENTEEDAAGGDAGRGQVGEVFNLGLQDWIPEAGAYNLIWNQWCVGHLTDAQLVTYLERCKNGLVKPADGEERSEAWIVVKENLSTDIRHKDIYDEEDSSVTRSDDKFRKLFKDAGLKIVATEQQRGMPKELYPVRIYALRPQ; via the coding sequence ATGGCTCAGGGCATGGACGCCGACCCACCCCTCACATCCCTCGACCCTGAGCGCCCCGACGCCTCGATCAACGTCTCGGCCTCGCTCGCCTACTGGGAAGGCGTAACCTCAGACAACAATGGCATGTTAGGCGGCTTTCCGCAAACCTCGCGCATTGACCTACAAGGGTCATCCAACTTCCTCACAAAGCTACGGCGCGTACGAGCAGGGCAGGCGACGGCTACAAGACAGGCGTTGCCACTTCTCGATCGAGTAGCAGACTGCGGCGCAGGTATCGGACGCATCACGAAGGGCTTGCTGCTGGGTGTGGGGAGGAGGGTCGATATTGTGGAACCGGTCAAGAAGTTTACGGACGAGCTTGTCAAGGAGTTGGAGAACACAGAGGAGGATGCAGCAGGAGGCGACGCAGGCCGGGGACAGGTGGGCGAAGTATTCAATCTGGGCTTGCAAGACTGGATACCTGAAGCTGGTGCCTACAACCTGATTTGGAACCAATGGTGTGTTGGGCACCTGACGGACGCGCAACTCGTCACATACCTTGAACGGTGCAAGAATGGGCTTGTGAAGCCTGCGGATGGTGAGGAGAGGTCTGAGGCGTGGATTGTGGTGAAGGAGAATCTGTCTACGGATATCAGGCATAAGGATATATACGACGAGGAAGACTCGAGTGTCACGCGGAGCGACGACAAGTTTAGGAAGTTATTCAAGGATGCAGGGCTGAAGATAGTTGCCACCGAGCAGCAGAGGGGGATGCCAAAGGAGTTGTATCCTGTACGGATATATGCATTGAGGCCGCAATGA
- a CDS encoding mediator of RNA polymerase II transcription subunit 8, translating to MNQNFVGQPNAEDIRALEGLRRGLVPMIAAMDRLKRDMDFKMSQGGAVDWPQIQRTTAAVNSHITSLNIFINGGRKHALETRKTDAGKVLKNRQGGDEMRYTDTTIPPQADTIRNLHPFPIAPFPNTNEHLAGLAQTLLRKRLEPTEEKWIEDRLSKALEFASVPPEWGIEPKKTNDKETPKESDDDVDGDPTRLLNRYSKRTKGTLTEEQLVQRWNTAHTWFFNPPQTSFDEEEYASGEEGEEEDDDEGQEFEDAMNTPVPDASAAQPTTQEGPAKSAAPPPPVVMVQEAEPPVHRPVPGTPVLELGLIQRFMATGQL from the exons ATGAACCAAAACTTTGTTGGACAGCCCAATGCTGAAGACATCAGAGCATTGGAAGGACTGCGACGTGGGCTTGTACCCATGATCGCAGCCATGGACAGGTTGAAGCGCGACATGGACTTCAAGATGTCACAAGGGGGTGCAGTAGACTG GCCACAAATCCAGCGAACAACAGCGGCCGTCAACTCCCACATCACATCGCTCAACATCTTCATCAATGGCGGCCGAAAGCACGCCCTTGAGACCAGGAAGACCGATGCTGGCAAAGTATTAAAGAACAGACAGGGTGGCGATGAGATGCGCTACACGGACACCACCATCCCGCCCCAGGCCGATACAATCAGGAATTTGCACCCCTTCCCCATCGCTCCTTTCCCAAACACAAACGAGCACCTTGCCGGCCTTGCGCAAACTCTGCTGCGAAAACGCCTGGAACCTACAGAAGAGAAATGGATCGAAGACCGGCTATCCAAAGCTCTCGAGTTCGCATCTGTGCCGCCAGAATGGGGCATCGAGCCCAAGAAGACCAACGACAAGGAAACTCCCAAAGAAAGTGACGACGACGTCGACGGAGATCCAACACGCCTACTCAACAGATACAGCAAGCGCACAAAAGGCACGCTCACCGAAGAGCAACTTGTCCAACGCTGGAACACGGCGCATACGTGGTTTTTCAACCCTCCACAGACGAGTTTTGACGAGGAAGAGTACGCGTCTGGCGAAGAAGGCGAGgaggaagacgacgacgagggcCAGGAATTCGAGGATGCAATGAATACTCCAGTTCCGGACGCGTCGGCGGCGCAACCAACGACACAAGAAGGGCCTGCGAAGTCAGCAGCACCTCCGCCACCAGTGGTTATGGTTCAGGAGGCGGAGCCGCCCGTGCACCGGCCGGTTCCTGGGACGCCTGTGCTGGAGTTGGGGCTGATCCAGAGGTTCATGGCGACAGGGCAGTTGTAG